One window from the genome of Castellaniella sp. MT123 encodes:
- a CDS encoding OmpA family protein, which produces MYAGIQGAARVAAIGSLALLTACANMSPQGQNTAMGAGAGAALGAGLGALIGDTGSSALIGAGIGSVVGGVVGYNWKGIKQDVEKSGASNLGVAVIEMPDGTLKVNIPSNVSFDTNKSVLKPELLPVLDSVARALSQHPELRAKSIGYTDSTGSNAINIPLSQRRAQAVTQYLAGQGVAMARLTSEGRGAANPVGDNNTPEGRSLNRRVELFLYAVK; this is translated from the coding sequence ATGTATGCTGGAATTCAAGGTGCGGCCCGTGTGGCGGCAATTGGCAGCCTGGCTTTGCTGACGGCCTGTGCGAATATGTCCCCTCAGGGTCAGAATACGGCCATGGGAGCAGGTGCCGGGGCCGCGCTTGGCGCAGGGCTTGGTGCATTGATCGGGGATACCGGTTCGTCGGCGCTGATCGGCGCCGGTATCGGCTCGGTGGTCGGCGGGGTGGTCGGCTACAACTGGAAGGGGATCAAGCAAGATGTGGAAAAATCCGGTGCATCCAATCTGGGAGTCGCTGTGATCGAAATGCCGGATGGGACACTGAAGGTCAATATCCCCAGCAATGTGTCGTTCGATACGAACAAGTCGGTGCTGAAGCCGGAGCTTCTTCCGGTGCTCGACAGTGTGGCGCGGGCGTTGAGCCAGCATCCGGAATTGCGGGCAAAGTCGATCGGCTATACGGATTCGACGGGGTCGAACGCAATCAATATTCCTTTGTCGCAGCGGCGCGCGCAGGCGGTGACGCAGTATCTGGCGGGGCAGGGGGTGGCGATGGCTCGACTGACCTCGGAGGGCCGCGGCGCGGCAAATCCAGTGGGTGACAACAATACGCCAGAGGGGCGCTCGTTGAACCGGCGGGTGGAACTTTTCCTGTACGCAGTGAAGTAG
- the rodA gene encoding rod shape-determining protein RodA has translation MKIIVLMARRMLAVLDWPLLILLVLMALVGMATMHSAVGNTDWRFADQLRNFLIAFVAMWAVALMRPAFIMRTAPYFYVGGIVLLTAVTLFGVTSKGATRWLDLGFGRIQPSEMMKIAVPLMLAWYFQRQSGDRFRLRDFLVAGLLLLVPAGLIIEQPDLGTALLVLASGFCVIYFAGFPFKLLAPVVLAVVVGLGTLVSYEDQICQPDVDWVVLHDYQKYRVCVLLNPGSDPLGKGFHTIQSMIAVGSGGVYGKGYMQGTQSHLDFIPERTTDFIFAVFAEEFGLYGGVMLLALYALMVLRGLTITVRAPTQFGRLLGGAMSMMMFIYVFVNIGMVTGVLPVVGVPLPFMSYGGTALMTLGIACGLLMSIGAYQPRYGSDADPRWESSGR, from the coding sequence ATGAAGATCATCGTGCTGATGGCACGCCGCATGCTGGCGGTGCTGGACTGGCCGTTGCTGATTCTGCTGGTGTTGATGGCCCTGGTGGGTATGGCTACCATGCACTCGGCGGTGGGTAATACCGACTGGCGCTTCGCCGACCAGTTGCGCAATTTCCTGATTGCCTTCGTGGCAATGTGGGCGGTCGCGCTGATGCGACCGGCATTCATCATGCGCACCGCACCCTATTTCTACGTGGGCGGGATCGTCCTGCTGACGGCGGTGACCCTGTTCGGCGTGACCAGCAAGGGCGCCACTCGCTGGCTGGACCTGGGCTTTGGACGCATCCAGCCCTCCGAGATGATGAAGATCGCGGTGCCGCTGATGCTGGCCTGGTATTTCCAGCGCCAGTCCGGCGACCGGTTCCGGCTGCGCGACTTTCTGGTGGCGGGTTTGCTGCTGCTGGTGCCGGCGGGCCTGATCATCGAACAGCCGGATCTGGGGACGGCGCTACTGGTGCTGGCGTCGGGATTTTGCGTGATTTACTTCGCCGGTTTTCCGTTCAAACTGCTTGCACCGGTTGTGCTGGCGGTTGTCGTGGGGCTGGGGACGCTGGTCTCCTATGAAGATCAGATCTGTCAGCCGGACGTCGATTGGGTCGTGCTGCATGATTATCAGAAGTACCGGGTCTGCGTTCTGCTGAATCCCGGCTCCGATCCCCTGGGCAAGGGATTCCATACCATCCAGTCCATGATCGCGGTCGGTTCCGGCGGTGTCTACGGTAAAGGCTACATGCAGGGAACGCAGAGCCACCTGGATTTCATCCCGGAACGGACGACCGACTTCATTTTTGCCGTTTTCGCCGAGGAGTTCGGCCTGTACGGAGGCGTGATGCTGCTGGCGCTTTATGCGCTGATGGTGTTGCGCGGCCTGACGATCACCGTGCGGGCACCCACGCAGTTCGGCCGTCTGCTGGGTGGGGCCATGTCGATGATGATGTTCATCTATGTATTCGTGAACATTGGCATGGTGACCGGGGTGCTGCCCGTCGTGGGCGTGCCCTTGCCCTTCATGAGCTACGGGGGCACGGCCTTGATGACGCTGGGGATCGCCTGCGGTCTGCTGATGAGTATCGGGGCGTATCAGCCACGATATGGCAGCGATGCCGACCCGCGCTGGGAGTCTTCCGGGCGGTGA
- a CDS encoding helix-turn-helix transcriptional regulator: protein METFGERLRKTRLQRGLSQAQLAHACGLSQSAISSYENGSRQSPKKLLNLAQTLQVDIYWLSRGEGGAGPASNAVQTAMREHESPWPFPSIEPRMFWSLTRKDRQTVESAVSALIDNLLASGT, encoded by the coding sequence GTGGAAACATTCGGCGAACGACTACGCAAAACCCGGCTCCAGCGCGGTCTATCGCAGGCGCAGCTGGCGCATGCGTGCGGCCTGTCGCAAAGCGCCATCTCCAGCTACGAGAACGGCAGCCGGCAGTCGCCGAAGAAGCTGTTGAACCTGGCACAGACCCTGCAGGTGGACATCTACTGGCTCAGTCGGGGTGAAGGCGGCGCCGGCCCGGCATCGAACGCCGTCCAGACAGCCATGCGCGAGCACGAGTCCCCCTGGCCGTTTCCCTCCATCGAGCCCCGGATGTTCTGGTCCCTGACGCGGAAGGACCGCCAGACTGTGGAATCCGCCGTGTCCGCGCTGATCGACAATCTGCTGGCATCCGGCACCTGA
- a CDS encoding ATP-binding cassette domain-containing protein, giving the protein MIEFQHVFKSYGRGRNILADVNFHVAPGEFIFVSGPSGAGKSTLLKLMGGLEPASRGSVTVNGHRIDKLSSRSLPYLRRTVGLILQDAHLLFDRHSLDNVLLPLAVQGLDPGTAGTRARAALEKVGLRGKETLWPIELSGGEQQRLAIARAIVGRPAILIADEPTANLDHESATRIMDVFRDFNQVGVTTLIASHDTDLMARYAQRTLHIDAGRFTDLTGVPA; this is encoded by the coding sequence ATGATTGAATTTCAGCACGTCTTCAAGTCATATGGACGCGGCCGCAACATCCTGGCCGACGTTAATTTTCACGTCGCCCCGGGTGAATTCATCTTCGTGTCCGGCCCCTCGGGCGCGGGCAAATCCACACTGCTGAAACTGATGGGCGGGCTTGAACCGGCCAGTCGGGGATCCGTCACCGTCAACGGACACCGCATCGACAAGCTGTCGTCCCGAAGTCTGCCGTATCTGCGCCGTACGGTCGGCCTGATCCTGCAGGATGCCCACCTGCTGTTCGACCGTCACTCTCTGGACAATGTCCTGCTTCCCCTGGCTGTCCAGGGGCTCGACCCCGGCACCGCAGGCACACGGGCACGCGCCGCACTGGAAAAGGTCGGCCTGCGCGGCAAGGAAACTCTATGGCCCATCGAATTGTCCGGTGGCGAACAGCAGCGCCTCGCGATTGCGCGCGCCATCGTGGGCCGGCCGGCCATCCTGATCGCCGACGAACCCACAGCCAATCTGGACCATGAAAGCGCCACCCGCATCATGGACGTCTTCCGCGATTTCAATCAGGTCGGCGTCACGACCCTGATCGCTTCGCACGATACCGACCTGATGGCCCGATACGCCCAGCGCACGCTGCACATCGATGCGGGCCGCTTTACCGATCTGACGGGGGTTCCAGCATGA
- the thiC gene encoding phosphomethylpyrimidine synthase ThiC: MNTNPQFLATRATVDLAAIEPLPASRKVYETGSRPDIQVPFREVLQDDTPSLFGGETNPPLTVYDTSGPYTDPAATIDIRRGLSTPRLPWILERQDTEELSGLSSQYGRARQSDPELDALRFEHKRAPRRARTGANVTQMHYARRGIVTPEMEYVAIRENLRREQYLDNLRASGPEGARLVERLTRQHPGQSFGAAIPDMITPEFVRDEVARGRAIIPANINHPEVEPMAIGRNFLVKVNANIGNSAIRSDISEEVEKMTWAIRWGGDTVMDLSTGKHIHETREWIIRNSPVPIGTVPIYQALEKVGGVAEELNWEIFRDTLIEQAEQGVDYFTIHAGVRLPFVPMTASRMTGIVSRGGSIMAKWCLAHHKESFLYQHFEDICEIMKAYDVSFSLGDGLRPGSGYDANDEAQFAELRTLGELTQVAWKHDVQVMIEGPGHVPMQMIRENMDLQLKHCHEAPFYTLGPLTTDIAPGYDHITSGIGAALIGWYGTAMLCYVTPKEHLGLPNKKDVKDGIITYKIAAHAADLAKGHPGAAIRDNALSKARFEFRWEDQFNLGLDPDTARAFHDETLPKDSMKVAHFCSMCGPKFCSMKISQDVRDYAKENGLDEATALAQGMAAKSAEFISQGAEIYQKA, encoded by the coding sequence TTGAACACCAATCCCCAATTCCTGGCCACCCGGGCCACCGTCGACCTGGCCGCCATCGAGCCTTTGCCCGCCTCCCGCAAAGTCTATGAAACCGGCTCACGTCCCGACATCCAGGTGCCGTTCCGCGAAGTCCTGCAAGACGACACGCCGTCGCTCTTCGGCGGCGAAACCAATCCGCCCCTGACGGTGTACGACACCAGCGGCCCCTACACGGATCCCGCCGCCACGATCGATATCCGCCGCGGTCTGTCCACCCCTCGTCTGCCCTGGATCCTGGAACGCCAGGACACCGAGGAACTCTCGGGCCTGAGCAGCCAGTACGGCCGGGCCCGCCAGTCCGATCCAGAGCTGGACGCCCTGCGGTTCGAGCACAAGCGTGCACCGCGCCGAGCACGGACGGGCGCCAACGTCACGCAGATGCACTATGCGCGTCGCGGTATCGTGACGCCTGAAATGGAATACGTCGCCATCCGCGAGAACCTGCGCCGCGAGCAGTACCTGGACAATCTACGCGCCAGCGGCCCAGAAGGCGCTCGCCTGGTCGAACGCCTGACCCGCCAGCACCCTGGGCAATCCTTTGGCGCCGCGATCCCCGACATGATCACGCCGGAATTCGTGCGCGACGAGGTCGCCCGGGGCCGCGCCATCATCCCCGCCAACATCAACCACCCGGAGGTGGAGCCCATGGCCATCGGGCGCAACTTCCTGGTCAAGGTCAACGCGAACATCGGCAATTCGGCGATCCGGTCGGACATCAGCGAGGAAGTCGAAAAAATGACCTGGGCGATCCGCTGGGGTGGCGATACGGTGATGGACCTGTCCACCGGCAAACACATCCACGAAACCCGGGAATGGATCATCCGCAATTCCCCGGTCCCCATCGGCACGGTGCCCATCTACCAGGCGCTGGAAAAGGTGGGCGGTGTCGCCGAGGAGCTGAACTGGGAGATCTTCCGCGACACGCTGATCGAACAGGCCGAGCAGGGTGTGGACTATTTCACCATCCACGCGGGCGTGCGCCTGCCCTTCGTGCCCATGACCGCCAGCCGCATGACAGGCATCGTGTCGCGCGGCGGCTCGATCATGGCCAAATGGTGTCTGGCGCACCACAAGGAAAGCTTCCTGTACCAGCACTTCGAAGACATCTGCGAGATCATGAAGGCCTATGACGTCAGCTTCTCGCTGGGCGACGGTCTGCGCCCGGGCTCGGGCTACGACGCGAACGACGAGGCTCAGTTCGCCGAGCTGCGCACGCTGGGAGAACTGACGCAGGTCGCCTGGAAGCACGACGTCCAGGTGATGATCGAGGGCCCCGGCCACGTGCCGATGCAGATGATCCGCGAAAATATGGATCTGCAGCTGAAGCACTGCCACGAGGCTCCGTTCTACACGCTGGGCCCGCTGACGACGGACATCGCGCCGGGCTACGATCACATCACCTCGGGCATCGGCGCGGCCTTGATCGGCTGGTACGGTACAGCCATGCTGTGCTACGTGACTCCGAAGGAGCACCTGGGGCTGCCGAACAAGAAGGATGTGAAGGACGGCATCATCACCTACAAGATCGCCGCTCACGCAGCCGACCTGGCAAAGGGGCACCCGGGCGCAGCAATCCGCGACAATGCGCTGTCGAAGGCGCGTTTCGAGTTCCGCTGGGAGGACCAGTTCAATCTGGGTCTGGATCCGGATACGGCGCGGGCTTTTCACGACGAGACGCTGCCGAAGGATTCGATGAAGGTGGCTCACTTCTGTTCGATGTGCGGGCCGAAGTTCTGCAGCATGAAGATCTCGCAGGATGTGCGGGATTATGCGAAGGAAAACGGCCTGGACGAGGCGACGGCGCTGGCTCAGGGGATGGCGGCAAAATCGGCGGAATTCATTTCGCAGGGGGCGGAGATCTATCAGAAGGCGTGA
- the mutY gene encoding A/G-specific adenine glycosylase, translated as MSLSDPASRIAAWQAQAGRHDLPWQRTHDPYRIWLSEIMLQQTQAATVIPYYERFLGRFPDVRTLADAPLDAVLQAWAGLGYYARARNLHRCAQVLRDDHGGQFPDSAVALAELPGIGRSTAAAIAAFAHEERTPILDGNVRRVLTRYLALEGDPTSARTMQTLWRHAQAWLDAAPASLNMRAYTQGQMDLGATVCTRGTPDCDRCPLAPDCAARLQGLQNVLPTPRVRREQPRHHCWLLIAECQDHIWLQRRPDAGIWGGLWAPPIFPDRAALEAACVPLDGPVQNLAAIEHVFTHFRLLLQPVRLRLAGPPPKFLALSAMPAQHPKPGASRRGANPAIIPPDAGLSSWISIDTLADTGMPAPIARLLLSLYERTVRSSG; from the coding sequence ATGTCGTTGTCCGACCCGGCCTCCCGCATCGCCGCCTGGCAGGCGCAGGCGGGGCGTCACGACCTGCCCTGGCAGCGGACACACGATCCCTACCGGATCTGGCTGTCCGAGATCATGCTGCAACAAACGCAGGCGGCCACCGTCATCCCCTACTACGAACGCTTTCTCGGCCGCTTCCCCGATGTCCGGACGCTGGCCGATGCGCCGCTGGATGCCGTGCTGCAGGCCTGGGCCGGGTTGGGGTATTACGCCCGCGCCCGCAATCTGCATCGTTGCGCCCAGGTGCTGCGCGACGACCATGGTGGCCAGTTTCCCGATTCGGCGGTGGCGCTGGCCGAACTTCCCGGTATCGGCCGCTCGACGGCGGCCGCGATCGCGGCATTCGCCCACGAGGAACGGACGCCGATCCTGGACGGCAACGTGCGTCGTGTGCTGACCCGCTACCTGGCACTGGAAGGCGACCCGACGTCCGCACGAACGATGCAGACCCTGTGGCGCCATGCGCAGGCCTGGCTGGACGCCGCGCCCGCCAGCCTGAACATGCGTGCCTACACCCAGGGCCAGATGGACCTAGGTGCCACGGTCTGCACCCGAGGCACTCCCGACTGCGATCGCTGCCCGCTGGCGCCCGATTGCGCAGCCCGCCTGCAAGGCCTGCAGAACGTGCTGCCCACGCCGCGCGTGCGGCGTGAACAACCGCGACATCACTGCTGGCTGCTGATCGCCGAATGCCAAGACCACATCTGGCTGCAGCGCCGCCCTGACGCGGGCATCTGGGGCGGCCTGTGGGCACCGCCCATATTCCCCGACCGCGCCGCGCTGGAGGCCGCCTGTGTCCCTCTGGACGGGCCGGTCCAGAACCTGGCTGCGATCGAGCACGTCTTCACGCACTTCCGGCTACTGCTACAGCCGGTGCGCCTGCGACTGGCTGGCCCGCCGCCAAAGTTCCTGGCCCTGTCAGCCATGCCTGCGCAGCACCCGAAGCCCGGCGCCTCGCGCCGGGGCGCCAATCCCGCCATAATCCCGCCCGATGCGGGTCTGTCATCCTGGATTTCGATCGACACCCTGGCGGACACGGGAATGCCCGCGCCCATCGCCCGATTATTGCTGAGCCTATACGAGCGGACAGTTCGCTCATCCGGATGA
- a CDS encoding ABC transporter permease: MNRWLRHHRYALQVSLRRLWLHPFSSLANIVVIALMLTVPILGASVLQSSQPLARQLAVAPELTLFLSPGTPAPQQQALLERLRAQAGDKISQARLLPRDQAMAQLRADPTWAQALDALADNPLPDALIVTLRDSDAPAREAQALADTWRQWPGIDHVQLDSEWVRRLESLLSFVKVGLGLLAIAVLVVVLATVFNTVRLQALTQRNEIAVARLVGATESFVRRPFLYLGALTGLAASLLSLLLAWLALTPLNTLLGRFAESYGIDWTMHLPDTADLLLSGLLVVIMGAVAARLSVTRHTQF, translated from the coding sequence ATGAACCGCTGGCTGCGCCATCATCGCTATGCCCTGCAGGTGTCGCTACGCCGCCTGTGGCTGCATCCGTTCTCGTCTCTGGCCAACATCGTCGTCATCGCCCTGATGCTTACGGTGCCCATCCTGGGGGCCTCTGTGCTGCAATCCAGCCAGCCGCTGGCGCGGCAGCTGGCCGTCGCCCCGGAACTGACCCTGTTCCTGAGCCCCGGCACGCCGGCCCCCCAGCAGCAGGCCCTGCTCGAGCGGTTGCGCGCGCAGGCCGGCGACAAGATCTCGCAGGCGCGCCTGCTGCCGCGCGATCAGGCGATGGCCCAGCTGCGGGCCGACCCGACGTGGGCCCAGGCGCTCGACGCGTTGGCCGACAACCCTCTGCCGGATGCCCTGATCGTCACCCTGCGCGACTCTGATGCCCCCGCCCGCGAAGCCCAGGCGCTGGCCGACACCTGGCGCCAGTGGCCCGGCATCGATCACGTCCAGCTCGACAGCGAATGGGTCCGGCGCCTGGAATCCCTGCTGTCCTTCGTCAAGGTCGGCCTGGGGCTGCTTGCCATCGCCGTGCTGGTGGTCGTGCTGGCTACAGTCTTCAATACGGTCCGCCTGCAGGCCCTGACCCAGCGCAATGAAATCGCGGTCGCCCGGCTGGTGGGAGCCACCGAATCGTTCGTGCGCCGTCCCTTCCTGTATCTGGGCGCGCTCACAGGGCTGGCCGCCAGCCTGCTCTCCCTGTTGCTCGCCTGGCTGGCGCTGACGCCGCTGAACACTTTGCTGGGGCGCTTTGCCGAAAGTTATGGAATCGACTGGACCATGCATTTGCCCGACACAGCGGATCTGCTGTTGTCCGGCCTCCTCGTGGTCATCATGGGGGCGGTCGCCGCACGCCTGTCGGTGACCCGCCACACCCAGTTCTGA